ATCAAGGTCAAAAGAAATAAGAAACACAACAACTTGTGAACAAATGGCTATAAGTATGGGCGAGGGTCTAGTAAAGATACTGAATATCCAATATAAAGGAGAACAGCAGCTGGAAAACACAAATTCATAGtgttaagaaagggaaaaaaacaggccAGGTCAAATCATATCAAATTTATTAGCATTACTGAACCAGAAGCTTGTCTGCCCTGACTTTCTGGAGAGAGAAAACAGCTACTGAGGCAAACTAGAAGGGCTCAAGTTACTTACAGCCGCTTCCAAGAGTTTGTTGTTTCTGTCCCTACCTCCTAGTTGAAGAGATTACCCTACAGTCTGAACTGGAACCTGGAACATAGCAGAAGAGATGAACTCTGGctatggtggtggttgttttccCTCCAGaaagttgcttttctttttcactttgaTGCTAGTTGAGATTTCGCAGTTTGCATCCCATTGCTAACACTTGTGAATGCAAGATATAGCAGAAGTTCACAAGAGTATTTTCCTGTGCAATTTATCTGTTCTGTGGGATTGCAGCAAAATAAGGTATCCttattttttaatgaatgaaACCTTACATAAGTACTCTCTGGAGCATGACATTCCAACATTTTTGTTCTATGGGAAAACTGCAAATCTGTGTTTTCTGAGAAGTTCCCAAAATATCTGTTTTTATTGAGGAAAGGGGGAAAGATGAACACCTATTTTATAATAATACAGATCacaattagcattttaaaaataggaaacctccaaagtttcccaaacactttgcTTCAATTCAACCCCACTTCCATTCCTTCCAAAACCTACATAAGCTCATAAAACAGGCTACGCCATGGATactaatgtctgtaaagtgcagTAGAGGTATTTTATATTATCAGACTTTGCTACATcaaatgttattttattaaaGGGATTCTGGTTAAGAAGTAGTGTTTTAACTTTGTCTAAAGACCTGGGGCCAGACTGATGCACAGTGTGGCTTTGCTGAGAGGGTGTCTACTGCTGCCATCCCTCAGGGTTCCCATCAGGATGCTGGGGAGtagcctttttttgtttgtttttttaatggctcAGGCTTGTCAGCATCCCCACTGGAAGAGGCAGCTGAGAGGTCAACATATCCTTCACATGCCTTCTGTCCAATTTTGGAAAAGTGCTGGCCTGTCTCCAGCTCCTTAGAGCAAAATAGGTTGGGACTGCTGTGTGCCACCAACAGATATTCCATCTCAGGAATGTAAACCCAATCTGAATTTAGCACTGGATGGCTGATCATGAACAGGCAGCAGGGTTCAGTGCATAGGACAGTGAGCTCAGAGACAGAATGCCTGAGTTctagttctattcctggctctgccaccaattAATTGAATGACCATGCAAGTTGCTTAACCTTTTTGTGTCTGAATTTCCCCATATTACAATAGGAATAATGATATTTATCCAATTtcataatgtgctttgagatctatgccAAAAAAGGGGTAAATAAGTATTAAGTATTATTTGTATCTTATATAATTGTAGTGAAAAGTTACTGATATTTAAAAAGCACAACTGGATCACAAGAAGTTTCACATAATAAAATCTGATTGTGTAACTGAAGGAGGCTTAAATTAAAATGACTGAAGGAAGTTAAAGTTCAATGTGACCGTACGAGAAAATGGATTGGTAGGAGCTGTGCCACTTACTTTGGTTCATAGCGTATGCCATCTGTGCTATGTAACACACCTAAGCCTGCATGCATCCTTTCAATGCCATTCCTAAATAGAGAACATAAATGTAAAATGCAGTTCATACTTAAAGTACAAATGTGTCTTTTCGTTTGGATGACACATGGCTTAACCACAATAAGCAGAAATTCTTACACAATTACGGCAACTGGTTTTTCACGTTGTACCACTGCTTTatagaacatttaaaaaacaacaacatagaaACACAGTCTTTGCTCACCAGGCAATCATAACACCATTGTCAGTACAGAGTCTGGGAGGAGGACACAGCAAATTGAAGTTAGTTGCATCTGTTACAATTTGCAGAGCTCTTCGGATATACTGATTACTTGCAACTCCTCCTGATACAACCTgacaacaattttaaaaagacaggCAAAAGTCATTCAAAAGGTAAACAAATAAGAAACAGCTGATAGTGCACTAGTTCAACAAAAAgcttgatgaagatattgaagaaaaTTCATGAGaaaggccatactgagtcagtccaatgatccatctagcccactatcctatcttcggacagtggccaatgtcagatgctgcAGAGAGAATTAACAGAATGGGTAATCACCATCCCTTGtcatctactcccagcttctTGTAGTCAAGAgtctagggacacccagaacatggtgttgcatccctgcccatcctggctaataaccattgatggacctatcctccatgaacttatctacattttttttgaaccctgttatggttgttgcctttacaacatcctctggcaaagagttccacaggttgactgtgtgttgtgtgaagtagtacttccttttgttcattttaaacttgctgcctattaatttcagtgggtggtccctagttcttgtgctatgtgaagaagtaaataacatttccttattcactttctctacaccaatcAAGAttgtatagatctctatcatattccccccttagtcgtctcttttccaaggtgaaatgTCCtgggggaagctgttccataccccttattTCAAAGAGAATAAATAGGGAAATCAAGACCTAATAGAATAGAAAAGGATAAGAGAATTGGGTGTCTGTAGTCTTAGTAAGGGCTTGCGATTGATGCAGTGGCATCAATTTATtgggtctggtgaagatgtgataagttgatggcagagtgctctctcctccccgagaggcagaagCTAAGCTGGTGGGAAAGCAtatcccaccaacatagtgcagtgtagatactgcattaggttgatgtaagctacGTCGCTCGGGGGTAACTTACAAGCGgcagtgtagagcaggcctaaaAGATTACTGAACAGATATTACTATCTATAAATACAGCACGTAAAGGATGTGTAAGTAGGGCAACTATCAAATATCAGgcattactgggtgaaattctagggcctctgttatgcaggaggtcagactagatgatcataatggtcccagcTGGCCTTAATCACGTTATTCAAGTAGGACAGAACAAAAGTAATGGGTGTAAATTGCAACATGGCACATTTAAGCTATTAGAGAAAATGCTAAAAAGCAAGCCATGTAATCATCACTATATATTCAAGGCTAGACTTAATACCCATGTATTAGGGATGATTTAGGAATGGATTAGATTATCCACATGcaatgattatttgtattaaatagtGCACAGAGCTCTCAATCAGGATCAGTGCTCCTGTGTGCTGGGAATCTAATTAAAATGAGTCTATGAAAttacttaattttttaatatatatatatattttaagtgtcTTGTAAAAATGCTAGCTGTTAAAGATGACTTTCTGGTCCTATGTAGCAGGCAAAGACaccatccttaaaaaaaaaaaaaaaaaaaatcacataattcTAGGATCACAGATCCAGAGTCAGTTAAAAGTTGTCATCTTTTTATGCATCCAATAGTAGAAGTCCTTGAAAATTCTGCTTTCTGGGACATGTATGTCCTTGTACAGTGGAGAATATTATTGGAAGTTTTATTGAATTTGGCATATAACCATTTATTATGCTTAATTTAGACATTTTTCACTTATAATTAAGTTGCTATACTACATAGAAAGGTAAAAAGGTAAATAATCTCCAAGGTTTTATAGCAACTACACTTTTTACCTTTAGAGTTAGTCCAAaaaattcaagtttttaaaatatttcaagaaaaaggccaagggggggggcagggaagcagaGGAGAACTTTCATGAAAGAGTGTCCTATTTTCTAACAAGCTCTAGTTATTTTATTGAAGAGAGGTTAGTATAACTGaataatatgaaaaaaattgaacCACAAGTTATAAAATTAAGTTAATTAAGCCATCTTTTCTCATGTTcacaaaaatctttaaaaatttttCACTGTATTTCATAAAGCTTTAATCATCATTGAAAAATTACAAGAACAGAAGTGCATGGCCTAGTAGCATTAACAGTGTGATGATTAAGAAAGATTATTTTTCCCCTCAATTTATTAAGACAAAATGTGAGAGAGTAACTATAAATGAAGAATTCTGAAACAGTACCCCTGCAAAACCCTGCAGCATACCACATTGGGCTGTCAGATTTCACAAATTTAGTAGAGTTGAATCATGTCAAGACTAGGAGAGGAAAGCTACAAGGAAAAGCAAGGTACTAAAGGAAGTAGTGCTGGCAATTCAATAGGTGCCACTCTCCCCTCTAAATCAATGCTTATTAAATGTCCCAGCATAGAACTACGGGAGGAGAGAAAGGGTACTGTTCTGCTGGAGGTACTCTCTTTTGGATGAGTAATTAAAAATCTCACGGTACTTTTTACAAGATAAGGTGTTAATCCTAGTGTCCTGGGCAAATTTAAACTTGGTTAATCATATTCTGTTTACCTATAAATTCCCCTTGAAATTTTAGCTTGATATATTATTCTCACTTCCTCTCCTAAACTGCTTTCTAATATTGCTTTGTACAGTTGAAACAAATGATGTGTTTcacccagagatggctgcatttcagtggaggaTGATGCTATCCCTACATGCTATCCCTTTCATATCAGTTAGTTAACTTTATACAATGCTTTGAGATTGTTTGGGGTAAAAGATGTTAAAGTTGTGGCTAGATGTTCCTAATACATCTAAATATATACAAGAAAAATACAGACATGTaagaaaactttaaaattacTTTACCTTTAACAATGCACTTTTATTCATTGAACtacaattcatagaatatcagggttggaagggacctcaggaagtcatctagtccaaccccctgctcaaagcaggactacaACTGTACACTCTGTTGCagcaggatttatttatttttatatgttcaACTAAATGTATcacatgcatttattttaatgctGGAGCAGCGTTATCAGTGGAAATGTCAAGGACGGTGCTGATGCCTTGCTGCACTTTCTCCTGGTGCTGTTACATGTATTCAAATGTATGATAGCATGTACCCCTTGACATGCATAGTAAAGTTATATGTACTTACCAACGTTGCATTTGTTTGTGATAAGATGCCACTTTTTATGCAGAATAGAATAGCCCGGTGTGTTCGCTGGACAATATGAAGTGCTACTGCATGCTGTACTGCAGCAGCAATATCTGTAACACAGGACAGGAGGTGTCCCTCCTGTAAACCTGCAGAAATGGTGAGCAAAAGAGGTTTTTGCAAATATAACCGCAGGTCAGGTGTACAATTTGTATGTATCTTACTTTGAAAAATaccttcttccttttctttttgcataATTATTCTAGTGGCATTGAAGCAAAGTCCGGAAAAGGAAAAATTGCAGTTACGATGATGTCGCATGGGAGCTCTGAGTTCGTAATGCAGCCTGTTTCCCTGTTGGGCCAAGTGCTCTATAGCTTTCCCACCACTCATTCTGCAGCACTCTGGGTGCTTTGTTAGAGAGAGTCTTCTTGCTACCtagaaaaagagaaaatctaATTATGCTAACAATAGACTAGAAAAGAACAATTGGGGAAAAATAGGGCCGAATTAATCCCTGATGTAACTGCACTGCTCCATTATAACtccagtcaatggagttacactaaggatgaatttggcccagagtttaTATATTGTGAACTAGGTGCTATGATGAAAGTACCAATGATAGATGCTACAGCTAACGTTAGAGGGCTTTTAACATCAAATCCAATTTTATAATAAACTGGGTGAATATGAGGATCCTCAAACTTTGCAAGAAACATGAAGAATCTAATTCTTATTCTGTTTGAAATGGACACTCACAGGTATATTAGACTGCCAAGTTAACACTAATAGAAAGgatttcaaatttttttaaatttttgttttgttttgttttaaaaatttccttgCAAACCTGTGCTAGTGCTTGAGAATGAATAAGAAACAGAAACTGGCCAGCTTAAGTTTATTTATTCAGTGACCAACACAATATAACTTGTGAAACATAAACTAGACTTTTCAAACTCTCTCAGGCACAATTAGTAACATAAgtaaggacattttaaaaaaaaatcaaacatgatTTTAAACAATAGCATCCTTTTAAATATCACTGTTAGTCTTAGTCAGATTCACTTGTACTGCATATATTGTTGAACTTTCTATGTCCAGCCTCAGTGTAGGCTGGCCATCCAGGTTATGGCTAACTGCCTGCTGAAAACAACTAGTGCCaactaaagaaataaaatgaatagaTTTTAGTAGCTGCTGAGCCCATGAAATctctagtacacctctaccacgatataacgcgacccgatataacacaaattcagatataaggaGGTAAGGCAGCgctcggcggatcaaagcaagttcaatataatgcggtttcacctataacatggtaagattttgtGGCtcggcgttatatcgaggtagaggtgtatttcaaattggaggaaaaaattaaagtttataGTGTATTGTACTGTTTTCTTTATGTTGACCGTAGGTGATATTCTAGAAAGCATACTGGCTAACTTGTTCCAACCTCTGTGGTTACAATGAAAATTCACAGAGTTTAAATATACACCTGCCAAATCAGACCCTTCCTTTAACAATGCCCATTTGTAAGCagggaatatttaaaaattaatttattcaGATTTATTTAAGGTATCCATCTAGGGTCTGTGCACAAATATAAAAATTTGCTAATAAAAGacagaataataaaacaaatgtaagtaCTTGTATAAAATGCATAATTGAATCACTACTGAAATATTACCTTGTCAAGCATGTCTCCTGGTGCTATATCAACTGACTGTCCAAGCAGAAGAAAATCTGAAACTCCTTGTGCTActaccaggatacagtggcctccAGAGATTAAAAGAACTAAGAAAGGAAATTCCACTTGGTTTATCAGCCTGATTGTAAGTGCATGTGCCTCCATGTGATGGATGGGGATGAAAGGTTTTTTATACTTGTCCACCAATTTTAA
The sequence above is a segment of the Trachemys scripta elegans isolate TJP31775 chromosome 11, CAS_Tse_1.0, whole genome shotgun sequence genome. Coding sequences within it:
- the OSGEPL1 gene encoding probable tRNA N6-adenosine threonylcarbamoyltransferase, mitochondrial isoform X1, with translation MFWVQFFSRHASVQKILAISSVTRRTSKSVKHGRSVCLRSIFFNSVKYYPTKLVLGIETSCDDTAAAVVDDTGKILGEALHSQNEVHLKTGGIIPPVAQQLHRENIERIVKETLYVSGISLDELSAVATTVKPGLALSLRVGLEYSLKLVDKYKKPFIPIHHMEAHALTIRLINQVEFPFLVLLISGGHCILVVAQGVSDFLLLGQSVDIAPGDMLDKVARRLSLTKHPECCRMSGGKAIEHLAQQGNRLHYELRAPMRHHRNCNFSFSGLCFNATRIIMQKEKEEGIFQSKIHTNCTPDLRLYLQKPLLLTISAGLQEGHLLSCVTDIAAAVQHAVALHIVQRTHRAILFCIKSGILSQTNATLVVSGGVASNQYIRRALQIVTDATNFNLLCPPPRLCTDNGVMIAWNGIERMHAGLGVLHSTDGIRYEPKASLGIDISEQVGEVAIKVPSLEVSLNELATINL
- the OSGEPL1 gene encoding probable tRNA N6-adenosine threonylcarbamoyltransferase, mitochondrial isoform X3, whose product is MEAHALTIRLINQVEFPFLVLLISGGHCILVVAQGVSDFLLLGQSVDIAPGDMLDKVARRLSLTKHPECCRMSGGKAIEHLAQQGNRLHYELRAPMRHHRNCNFSFSGLCFNATRIIMQKEKEEGLQEGHLLSCVTDIAAAVQHAVALHIVQRTHRAILFCIKSGILSQTNATLVVSGGVASNQYIRRALQIVTDATNFNLLCPPPRLCTDNGVMIAWNGIERMHAGLGVLHSTDGIRYEPKASLGIDISEQVGEVAIKVPSLEVSLNELATINL
- the OSGEPL1 gene encoding probable tRNA N6-adenosine threonylcarbamoyltransferase, mitochondrial isoform X2, which codes for MFWVQFFSRHASVQKILAISSVTRRTSKSVKHGRSVCLRSIFFNSVKYYPTKLVLGIETSCDDTAAAVVDDTGKILGEALHSQNEVHLKTGGIIPPVAQQLHRENIERIVKETLYVSGISLDELSAVATTVKPGLALSLRVGLEYSLKLVDKYKKPFIPIHHMEAHALTIRLINQVEFPFLVLLISGGHCILVVAQGVSDFLLLGQSVDIAPGDMLDKVARRLSLTKHPECCRMSGGKAIEHLAQQGNRLHYELRAPMRHHRNCNFSFSGLCFNATRIIMQKEKEEGLQEGHLLSCVTDIAAAVQHAVALHIVQRTHRAILFCIKSGILSQTNATLVVSGGVASNQYIRRALQIVTDATNFNLLCPPPRLCTDNGVMIAWNGIERMHAGLGVLHSTDGIRYEPKASLGIDISEQVGEVAIKVPSLEVSLNELATINL